From Asterias rubens chromosome 3, eAstRub1.3, whole genome shotgun sequence, the proteins below share one genomic window:
- the LOC117288354 gene encoding serine-rich adhesin for platelets-like — MARTVTRKHTAMYSPSSYFKQKVTRAARSAVLILRRGAISLGALIVRLVGLLTYLNVLPHLANILKPSRQFRRKTYEYSDFVTYLPGFRDRVVQFISTESANKKRVLCWVWQVCPSLQHVTDLSSQWCDGIALCVLLNAVVPGTCPRHDLLRPDHSVNNCRLAVRLVQRNLGIRQPIMPEEMGDPKKIGEKKMMQYINSIRYASYIPVEEPETPIKLPEIGKQIELNTDNECTASGSGLVVAVIDKRARFNITTQTYISKNLYVEITGPNREKVRRKILTSKIVRGALVNANASQSSKDEPAPDEDGPPEPIPLDYQVIKPGLYQVNYIPRSLGIYQVKITWGGEHIKNSPFKVRSTTAKNIEQTTVKGVVKAVSFQEEQYTEHNGAEAVAGQNDTEGVVIKCRRQSLVRQPHISTIRDSYESTSTSPFSSMCSSMVSSMDHSIDNTSDVFLPNHGQAHSAGNHPFFMSRHGSSVSTASSRSGSILSRSSSIMYSTDRPPTVKTRRKVIRRIIKGAGGTEEVTYPNVRSSSQLSSSQMSSMASSPSISTSMSIDDRSPKFSTSSSSSGASSSRAINPSAIRTVPPTDRYADHMSKIIMGKALNEIAKQVAMNLNSNRQTKDNKERVGGEVLTVKRTPNDSSCQLESLSESQLKAKTESPSSCVVGATAETGNKKYMTRNQPENKEKSADLDNYLQTRKQFLREIGSGGRPCESTQSVGGVMSTAAPGGGSSAGNTTSVSTSVKSTETTPAHSRRIHKKRKEDKATQCTAQDIKTATGWVSRRNVYRNAHVNNRQKDSNGDSALGESEGSVANSSSEKETAKTQSSKLSRVQSEVVQHTQGPTHLRGAVESSSRPVDSEPHGRFSIGSGPVQRRGRSGTHSSQGRQSTFDSGFSDENGHLTGHESRRNTDEMRSRIIAGLKSNGKKEENLSLITQSAPLMQVDRGVDITTNKSKITHEGQAKVNEITTKQQNSIEHFHGIDQTHAMECLTNIPANSNRCLPTSPQEMNDSSSPENENDDSVSRQFLTVECNGCQDSSTAPTPGGSSVGNISTPEDEDASAESKSNTSSDIPEENKSPKQFGEPSVMETPYTEDSETLDAMLRTLENDPEYSTREFLRKYRPVLGDELGILAQLQEAEQPSQQESLRGVASYHKDESSTKEGSLTTPSQPIPERCHASGVGLHNGIVGDKNNFQVRTISAGDGSLSVTIRGPRPHTVNETNVVYTGDDLYEVIYDVSLAGFYVISVKWAEKHIPDSPFIVKITF; from the exons ttacgaGAGCGGCCCGTTCTGCCGTGTTGATACTACGCCGGGGTGCTATCTCGCTGGGTGCGCTCATAGTCAGGCTCGTCGGTCTGCTGACGTACCTCAATGTTCTACCGCACCTTGCCAATATCCTCAAACCCAGTCGACAGTTCAGAAGGAAGACCTACGAGTACAGTGACTTTGTGACGTACTTGCCTGGATTCAGGGACAGGGTTGTCCAATTCATCAGCACAG AATCAGCTAATAAGAAGCGTGTACTCTGCTGGGTCTGGCAGGTATGTCCCAGCCTTCAACACGTGACCGATCTATCCAGCCAATGGTGTGACGGCATCGCTTTGTGTGTACTCCTCAACGCCGTGGTGCCCGGCACGTGTCCGAGACATGACCTCCTCAGACCAGATCACTCCGTTAATAACTGCCGTCTAGCGGTCCGGCTGGTCCAACGAAATCTCGGGATACGCCAG CCAATCATGCCAGAAGAAATGGGTGATCCTAAGAAAATAGGCGAGAAGAAGATGATGCAGTACATCAACAGTATCCGATACGCAAGCTACATCCCCGTGGAGGAACCAGAGACACCCATCAAGCTGCCGGAGATAGGCAAACAAATCGAACTTAACACGGACAACGAGTGCACGGCCAGTGGTAGTGGCCTCGTGGTGGCCGTCATCGACAAGAGGGCCCGGTTTAACATCACTACGCAGACTTACATCTCCAAAAATCTCTACGTCGAGATCACCGGACCGAACAGGGAGAAGGTCCGCCGGAAGATCTTGACGTCAAAGATCGTGCGAGGGGCCCTGGTGAACGCGAATGCCAGTCAGTCGAGTAAAGACGAACCGGCCCCCGATGAGGATGGACCACCCGAGCCGATACCTCTGGACTATCAAGTCATCAAGCCCGGGTTGTATCAGGTCAACTACATACCGAGGAGTCTGGGGATCTACCAAGTGAAGATAACGTGGGGCGGGGAGCACATTAAGAACAGCCCGTTCAAAGTCCGCTCCACTACGGCCAAGAACATCGAGCAGACGACGGTGAAGGGTGTCGTCAAGGCGGTTTCGTTCCAGGAagagcaatatacagagcaCAACGGAGCAGAGGCGGTCGCCGGACAGAATGACACTGAGGGGGTTGTGATCAAATGCCGGCGCCAGTCTCTTGTGAGGCAGCCTCATATATCCACCATACGAGACTCTTACGAGAGCACTAGCACGTCGCCGTTCAGCAGCATGTGCAGCAGTATGGTCAGCAGCATGGACCACAGCATCGATAACACCTCTGATGTTTTCCTACCCAACCACGGACAAGCTCACTCTGCCGGGAACCATCCGTTCTTCATGTCCCGCCACGGTTCATCTGTAAGCACGGCCTCTTCCCGGAGTGGATCTATACTGAGCAGGAGCAGCTCCATCATGTACAGTACCGACCGACCTCCCACCGTGAAGACCAGACGGAAGGTCATCCGTAGAATCATCAAAGGTGCCGGTGGGACTGAAGAGGTGACCTACCCGAACGTCCGGAGCTCCTCCCAGTTATCCTCATCTCAGATGTCCAGCATGGCGAGTTCTCCTTCGATCTCAACGTCCATGAGTATTGACGACCGCTCGCCCAAATTCAGTACTTCTTCCTCCTCGTCTGGCGCTAGCTCGTCTCGCGCCATCAATCCGTCCGCGATCAGGACAGTGCCTCCAACAGACAGGTACGCTGACCACATGTCAAAGATCATCATGGGCAAAGCCCTCAACGAGATAGCCAAGCAGGTCGCCATGAATCTAAATTCGAACCGCCAAACAAAAGACAATAAAGAGCGTGTGGGTGGAGAGGTTTTAACCGTCAAGAGGACTCCAAATGACTCAAGTTGCCAGTTGGAATCCCTGTCGGAATCCCAGTTGAAAGCCAAAACCGAGAGTCCGAGTTCATGTGTGGTAGGTGCAACAGCTGAAACCGGCAACAAGAAATACATGACACGCAATCAACCCGAGAATAAGGAGAAGTCTGCCGACCTTGATAATTACCTTCAGACTAGAAAACAGTTTCTGCGGGAGATCGGGAGTGGAGGTCGACCATGTGAGTCAACGCAATCAGTGGGAGGTGTGATGAGCACCGCTGCACCAGGGGGAGGGTCCAGTGCGGGTAACACCACCAGCGTCTCCACCAGTGTCAAATCCACAGAAACGACACCGGCACATTCACGGAGGATCCACAAGAAACGAAAAGAGGACAAAGCAACCCAATGCACGGCACAGGACATTAAGACTGCGACGGGTTGGGTCAGTCGACGGAATGTGTACCGGAACGCGCACGTTAACAACAGGCAAAAGGACAGCAACGGGGACAGTGCTTTGGGTGAGAGTGAAGGGTCTGTTGCGAACTCGTCAAGCGAGAAGGAAACGGCCAAGACCCAGTCTAGCAAACTTAGTCGAGTACAATCTGAAGTTGTACAGCACACACAAGGTCCGACTCACTTACGGGGGGCAGTAGAGAGCAGTTCACGCCCTGTCGACAGCGAGCCGCACGGAAGGTTCAGCATTGGTAGCGGACCGGTCCAAAGGCGCGGACGGTCCGGGACGCACTCCAGCCAGGGAAGGCAGTCTACCTTCGACAGTGGATTCTCAGATGAAAACGGACACTTGACGGGCCATGAGAGCAGACGCAATACGGATGAAATGCGAAGCAGGATAATAGCTGGTCTCAAGAGCAACGggaagaaagaagaaaacctGTCTCTGATTACTCAGTCTGCACCCCTGATGCAAGTTGATCGTGGTGTGGACATAACCACAAATAAAAGCAAGATCACACATGAGGGGCAGGCTAAAGTGAATGAAATCacaacaaaacagcaaaacTCAATTGAACACTTCCACGGTATTGACCAAACTCACGCAATGGAATGTTTGACTAACATTCCAGCAAATTCGAATCGTTGTTTACCAACATCTCCACAAGAGATGAATGATTCTTCGAGTCCCGAGAATGAAAATGACGACTCGGTCTCTCGGCAATTCTTAACGGTCGAATGTAACGGCTGCCAGGACAGCTCGACCGCGCCGACACCAGGAGGCTCGTCCGTTGGAAACATCTCAACCCCCGAAGACGAGGACGCCTCCGCAGAGAGCAAATCCAACACCAGTAGTGACATACCGGAGGAGAACAAAAGCCCCAAACAGTTCGGCGAACCCTCGGTCATGGAAACCCCTTACACTGAGGATAGCGAGACCCTGGATGCGATGCTGCGCACCCTCGAGAACGACCCGGAGTACTCCACCAGAGAGTTCCTCCGGAAGTACCGGCCCGTGTTGGGGGACGAGTTGGGAATACTTGCCCAGTTACAGGAGGCAGAACAACCCTCACAGCAGGAGTCGCTCCGAGGTGTGGCGAGTTACCACAAAGACGAGTCGTCTACGAAGGAGGGTAGCTTGACCACGCCGAGTCAACCCATACCGGAGAGGTGTCATGCTTCGGGTGTGGGACTCCACAACGGCATCGTGGGTGACAAGAACAACTTTCAG GTACGCACAATATCAGCCGGTGACGGCTCACTCAGTGTGACCATCCGTGGACCCCGCCCCCACACGGTCAACGAGACTAATGTTGTCTACACAGGTGATGATCTCTATGAGGTCATCTATGACGTCAGTCTGGCCGGGTTTTATGTTATATCAGTTAAATGGGCCGAAAAACACATTCCAGACAGTCCGTTCATAGTTAAAATTACCTTTTGA